The segment ACTGATCTAGTTCATTCCAGATTCTATTAGCTACCCTACTAGATGAAATGCCCATACTCATTCCCAgctatcctgcaggaggtttgggatGCAATTATCTTAAATTGCAAAGGAACATCCAGATGTAACAAATTACTGACAAAAGTAAAAACCACACTGACAACATATTTAATAAGAAAGATACCATGATTTAAtaagttgaaataaaacatcATGAATACAAACAATGATTCACTTAAGTTTAAAATCAGATCAGTGAGTAAACACaagttctgtactgattctctaGTAGACATTTCTATCAAGCTAcaattgatttcattgtaagtCATGTAGCAAGGAGTTGCACTAGATTTGGCGTAGGCTTTGATGACTTTATTTACTGCTTCCAGAAAATCTTTCTCTGTAGCCATCTTCCTATGAACCCTGATAGCAAACATTCCAGCTTCTGTGCCAACACTACGAATTTCCGCTCCTATTGATAAAAgcaagtaaaaaagtaaaaataaaaaaaacaacaatagacctcttgttttttaaccaatgcattaacaaacaaatgattaattcaaaacttagaaaaaaagcataaaaacgCAGACAATATGGAGTCACTATCAAAATAATCAGTATGACaagattctaaataaatactatTCAGATTTATTTCTCTTATAACCACCGCATGggggggctcagcagcccaaaccaacctaagaaaaatagacaaggttcaaaatattggtctaaggataatgacaggagcaatgaAAACAACACCTATAAGAGCTATGGAGAAAACCGCtgcacaaaactggcacaaaaaccatctcaaaaggaccaatttcatacaggaatctctaagcctaaaaaagaaacaccaactt is part of the Biomphalaria glabrata chromosome 10, xgBioGlab47.1, whole genome shotgun sequence genome and harbors:
- the LOC129928733 gene encoding uncharacterized protein LOC129928733, with amino-acid sequence MRRKKKEDWKQHGYQKAETIQTSLDGEFYFVGKVLGFEPAEKHRKGRTHICKIHARSMSVEKDIRYELLARLCPNSTGAEIRSVGTEAGMFAIRVHRKMATEKDFLEAVNKVIKAYAKSSATPCYMTYNEINCSLIEMSTRESVQNLCLLTDLILNLSESLFVFMMFYFNLLNHGIFLIKYVVSVVFTFVSNLLHLDVPLQFKIIASQTSCRIAGNEYGHFI